The proteins below come from a single Streptomyces sp. SCSIO 75703 genomic window:
- a CDS encoding TetR family transcriptional regulator yields the protein MAGLRERKKEQTKQRITAVALRLFAERGFDAVTVSEIAEAAEVAKATLFAYFPSKESLALQGVGQENLAEIVAGRPAGHSPLQALRAHYEAFANGHMAAMDRDQVLAQMRVIFDSPALSGAANALLYQQRRALADVLAQEYGETAAALVAAQIAATALTLRESFFRLLVDGVPPQEAVRALAKDTELAFALLEHGVSPAKGH from the coding sequence ATGGCAGGACTTCGTGAGCGCAAGAAGGAACAGACGAAGCAGCGGATCACCGCTGTGGCACTGCGGTTGTTCGCCGAGCGCGGCTTCGACGCCGTCACGGTCAGTGAGATCGCCGAGGCCGCCGAAGTCGCCAAGGCCACCCTTTTTGCGTACTTCCCCAGCAAGGAGTCGCTCGCGCTGCAGGGCGTGGGACAGGAGAACCTGGCCGAGATCGTCGCCGGACGGCCGGCGGGGCACTCCCCGCTCCAGGCACTGCGAGCCCACTACGAGGCGTTCGCCAACGGGCACATGGCAGCGATGGACCGGGACCAGGTGCTCGCCCAGATGCGCGTGATCTTCGACAGCCCCGCGCTGAGCGGAGCCGCGAACGCCCTGCTCTACCAGCAACGCCGGGCGCTCGCCGACGTACTGGCGCAGGAGTACGGGGAGACGGCGGCCGCACTGGTGGCGGCTCAGATCGCGGCGACCGCGCTGACCCTCAGGGAGAGCTTCTTCCGTCTCCTGGTCGACGGCGTGCCCCCACAGGAGGCGGTCCGCGCCCTGGCGAAGGACACCGAACTCGCCTTCGCCCTGCTGGAACACGGCGTCTCTCCTGCGAAGGGGCACTGA
- a CDS encoding chlorophyllase, with translation MPSSPLGQRIVAVKPLTVPAPDRGVALQVKVTAPLSGANLPVIVFSHGNAWSMDGYEPLADRWAAAGFVVVQPTHLDSRRNGIGWDDPRFATIWRVRIADLHAVIDGLDGILAQAGGLETRVDRERIAVVGHSWGAQTAGALLGARVLDADGARGEDFSHPAVSAGALIAATGTGDSLTPFAAGHLPFMRPDFSTMTAPALVVAGGKDQSQLSTRGPEWFTDAYRLGPSPKSLLAIAEGEHTMGGVAGEQVAETTDEDPDRVALVADAISAYLLDALRIDDAAWTAVHNAGAAGDGAWSVATK, from the coding sequence ATGCCTTCCAGCCCCCTCGGCCAGCGGATCGTCGCGGTCAAACCCCTCACGGTTCCCGCGCCCGATCGCGGCGTCGCCCTCCAGGTCAAGGTCACCGCCCCGCTGTCCGGAGCGAACCTGCCCGTCATCGTGTTCTCCCACGGCAACGCCTGGTCCATGGACGGATACGAACCGCTCGCCGACCGGTGGGCCGCGGCCGGATTCGTCGTCGTGCAGCCCACCCACCTGGACTCCCGCCGCAACGGCATCGGGTGGGACGATCCGCGCTTCGCCACCATCTGGCGCGTCCGGATCGCCGACCTCCACGCGGTCATCGACGGTCTCGACGGCATCCTTGCCCAGGCGGGCGGTCTCGAGACCCGGGTCGACCGTGAGCGCATCGCCGTCGTCGGCCACTCCTGGGGAGCCCAGACGGCCGGCGCGCTCCTCGGCGCGCGCGTGCTCGACGCCGACGGCGCTCGCGGAGAGGACTTCTCCCACCCCGCGGTCTCGGCCGGCGCGCTGATCGCCGCGACCGGAACCGGCGACTCGCTCACCCCGTTCGCCGCCGGGCACCTTCCGTTCATGCGGCCGGACTTCTCCACCATGACCGCCCCCGCCCTGGTCGTCGCCGGCGGCAAGGACCAGTCGCAGCTCTCCACCAGGGGGCCGGAGTGGTTCACCGACGCCTACCGTCTCGGCCCGTCCCCGAAGAGCCTGCTCGCCATCGCCGAGGGCGAGCACACCATGGGCGGCGTCGCCGGTGAGCAGGTCGCCGAGACCACCGACGAGGACCCCGACCGTGTCGCCCTCGTCGCCGACGCGATCTCCGCCTATCTCCTCGACGCCCTCCGGATCGACGACGCCGCGTGGACCGCCGTGCACAACGCCGGTGCGGCCGGCGACGGTGCGTGGAGCGTCGCCACGAAGTGA